The DNA window ATCATTTTGAGAACCATGCGTAGCTATGGCAGTGAAGGATCTCATTTTGCACGGGCTAATGATTTGATACGTGATACCGATTTATTGAATTATAGAAATTTAAAATCTGCCAGTAAAAAAGCATTGGAACGTGCAAGGAATTATGCTGAAGAAAATGAACTGCTCATTTCTCAATTGGAAATACTCCGGCGTGAATTGCAAACATTATCCAGATATCCCCAGCAATGCACATTGGAAATGTATCAGAATTTGCGCAAACGCTATTACGCTACCAGTCAAAAAATTCAGATGATGTTTGAGCTGGAATGTGCGTTCATTAAATTAGGAATGATGCGGAGTCGTTTTACCTTGGTACGCCATGAAAAAGAAAGAAAGGAACTTCAGCAGCTCATAGCTGAATTACCCGCAATCGATGAGCGCCAGACATGTGTAGAAGCAAAAACGTTGTATCATTTAATTATGGCACTAACGTATAAAATGCAATCAGATTTTCTTTCGGCACATTATCATTTTCACCGCTCTCTCGATTTATTTCATCATAAAAAGGATTACAGCAGCATGTTCCCCGATAATTATTTACAAGTGATTAGCGGGTATATAAAGACGGCCATAATGCTTGGAAAAAACAAAGAGGCAATGCATGGATTGGCCATTCTGAAGCGTCTGCACAATCAGCATCCTATTTTCAGATCCGATAAATTAAAAACAGAACTGTTTTTCGCTCTTTCGAATTATGAACTCATGTACTTCATAGAAAATAGCGAATACAAAAAAGCAAAAGAGCAGGTGAATTTCCTTGTTATTGAATTACCCGGATTCGAAAACCAGCTTTCCGCTTCGCAGCGTCTTGAATTGTACATTCGGATGAGCGTTGCCTCCCTGTTAAACAACGATACGCGCAAAGCATTACAATTTCTGAACCGGGTGTACTCCGAAAAATTTGAGCACCAGCATCGCGAGTTTTCCGGGTTTTGCAGAGTCTATTATTTATTACTACATGCCGAAATTGGGAATAAAGACCATCTGTATTATGCCATACGCTCCATTCAGCGCAAACTGGAACGGGAAAATAATTTCGGCGATGCAGAAAAATTACTCATGAAATACTTCCGGTCTCAAGTCCTGAAAGGAAAACGGAATAGCAGGGAATTTCAAATTGAAAAGTTCATTTCCGAATTGTTCTGGTTGAAATCAGATCCGCTTTTTCATTATTTCGATTTTTACCAATGGTTTTGCCTTAAGCAAGGCATCACACCGCATCATAAAGAGAAAAATTATAAAAACAGATTTAACGCATTATCGTCAACGGCCATACCGGTCGCAGCGGAGGCACGGAAGGAATAATTCGATTGCCTTTATCAGCAAATAACCAATCCCGGCATATCCCGGAATCAAGGATTTCGTCATCGTTTTTCATACGCAACTTTATTAGGTTTATATGTGTAATTTACTCTTAACCCGAGTTTTACGTTTCATCAATGAATTTGCGGTCGCCAATCCACAGGGAATGGTCGTATTTTTCAAAAAAATGGTAAATTCGAACCTCTCTCTTATTGCCTTATGCAACCACTCACGGCCCTAATCGTCGACGATGAAGAGCTCGCTCGCGAGAACCTTCAGATGCTCCTACAGGAGTACTGTCCGGAGATTGAGGTCGTGGGTCAGGCAGGTAACGTAAACGAGGCCCGCAAGCAAATTGCCGCCTTGCATCCAAGAGTTCTTTTTCTCGACATCCGAATGCCTTCCGGTGCTGAAGGATTAGAGTTGTTGGAGGACATGAAATCTTCCCGTTTTTTTGTTGTGTTTGTCACCGCATTTAAAGATTACGCCATCCGTGCTTTTAATGCCAATGCGATTCATTATGTATTAAAGCCGGTGGATATCGATGATCTTCGTTCTGCGGTTTTAAAACTTGTAGATGCCGCCAAAACATTTGAAGCTTATCCGGATAATTTTTCGCAGTACGAGTCCTCCGTAAAAAATCTTCAGGATAATTTGCTGCATCATAAAATCTCCAGTAAAATCACCATCTCTCATGCCAAAGGAATTAAGTTGGTGGATGTAGATACCATTAGCTATGTGGAAGCAGATGGAAATTGCAGCCAGATTCACTTTACCGATGGCAGTCGTTACCTGGATACCCGTACCCTGGGGGTTTATGAGGACATCCTCAATCCTGCACGCTTCTATCGGATTCATAAAAGTTATATCATCAATCTTAATCAGCTTACCGAGTACCTGAGTGAGGATGGATATTATGCCGTTTTAAAAGGAGGAATTAAGTTACCTGTAGCCCGGAATCGTGTTCCGGATTTCACACAAAAGTTGAAAAATCTCTGAAAAAGAGCTATTTCCGTTCAATCAACGATTACTACACTTCGTCATTTCATGAATATTTTACGGAACCCGCTCCGTAAATTCGAACTGAACGTTAAAATCAGAAGTCATGAAACTACGCTCCATTGTTGTCGACGACGAGTATTATTGCCGAAACAACCTTAAAATGATTATCGATGATTTTTGTCCCGAAATTGAAGTAATCGGTATGGCCGATTCAGCAGATCAGGCCAGGGAAATGATTTCCAAGCACCAGCCCGACCTGGTATTTTTAGATATTAAAATGCCTAAAGAAGATGGATTTTCTTTGCTTGAATCCATGCCAACACGGAATTTTTCGGTGGTTTTTACAACAGCGCATTCCGAATATGCCCTCAAAGCGTTTAAAGCCGATGCCGTGGATTATATTGAAAAGCCGATTAATATCGACGATTTACGAAATGCCGTGAACAAAGTGCTCAAGTTTCAGGTTAACCAACAACTGGAAAAACCAATTGAAACACCCATGAAAGCAGAAAAGGAAAACGATCGCATTTCTCTTGCCACGCGTGATGGTTTTATGATGGTAAAAAACGATGAAATTATTCATCTCGAGGCAAGCGATAACTACACCATGATTTATATGACGGATAACCGTAAGTTTTTAAGTTGTAAAAACATTAAGGTGTATGAAGAGTCATTAAATAAAAACAGCTTTTTCCGCGTTCATAAATCACATATCATAAATGTTGCAAATCATCTTAAAGGATTTACCAGATCTGAAGGAAATATTGCTATTTTGAGCAACGGAAAACACATCCCTGTTGCCCGAAGAAAATTAACCGACTTTTTAGAACGCATTAATACCATTTGATGAAAATCTATTCTTACATATTGAAAAGCCTGATGCTCTCAGGCTTTTTTATTTTGTGTTTAGAAAGCTTTTCACAGCAATATACCTTTGTTAATTACTCCACCGAGCAAGGACTCGCGCAATCGCAGGTTTCTGCCATGGTGCAGGATAAAAGAGGGTATTTGTGGTTCGCTACATTCGGCGGACTCAGTCGCTTTGACGGATTGGAGTTCGTGAACTATACGAAAAACGACGGACTGGTAGAAAATCAGTTGTACTCCGTTTTTTTGGATTCCAAAAACAGAATTTGGATTGGTGCAATATCTGCTTACAGTGTTTATGATGGACTGAATTTTACTTCCAAACGATTTCCTGAATCCCATTCCGGATTTAATATTATTTCAATCTGCGAAGATAAAAGCGGAAAAATCTGGTTTGCTTTAGAAGGAGG is part of the Flavobacteriales bacterium genome and encodes:
- a CDS encoding LytTR family DNA-binding domain-containing protein — encoded protein: MQPLTALIVDDEELARENLQMLLQEYCPEIEVVGQAGNVNEARKQIAALHPRVLFLDIRMPSGAEGLELLEDMKSSRFFVVFVTAFKDYAIRAFNANAIHYVLKPVDIDDLRSAVLKLVDAAKTFEAYPDNFSQYESSVKNLQDNLLHHKISSKITISHAKGIKLVDVDTISYVEADGNCSQIHFTDGSRYLDTRTLGVYEDILNPARFYRIHKSYIINLNQLTEYLSEDGYYAVLKGGIKLPVARNRVPDFTQKLKNL
- a CDS encoding LytTR family DNA-binding domain-containing protein; translation: MKLRSIVVDDEYYCRNNLKMIIDDFCPEIEVIGMADSADQAREMISKHQPDLVFLDIKMPKEDGFSLLESMPTRNFSVVFTTAHSEYALKAFKADAVDYIEKPINIDDLRNAVNKVLKFQVNQQLEKPIETPMKAEKENDRISLATRDGFMMVKNDEIIHLEASDNYTMIYMTDNRKFLSCKNIKVYEESLNKNSFFRVHKSHIINVANHLKGFTRSEGNIAILSNGKHIPVARRKLTDFLERINTI